One region of Streptococcus salivarius genomic DNA includes:
- a CDS encoding UPF0223 family protein codes for MTKGNYSYPLDPSWSTEEITTVLHFLSQVEKAYESKVDRDQLLQAYKAFKTVVPGKAPEKQLDKAFEEASGFSTYQAVKAAKAKDKGFVALGK; via the coding sequence ATGACTAAAGGAAATTATTCCTACCCACTCGATCCATCATGGAGCACTGAGGAAATTACCACAGTGCTTCATTTTTTGAGTCAGGTAGAAAAAGCATACGAGAGCAAGGTTGACCGTGACCAACTCTTACAAGCCTATAAGGCTTTTAAAACTGTTGTTCCTGGCAAGGCGCCTGAGAAACAACTAGATAAGGCCTTTGAAGAAGCTAGCGGTTTTTCAACCTATCAAGCTGTCAAAGCTGCTAAAGCAAAAGATAAAGGATTTGTAGCACTTGGAAAATAA
- a CDS encoding Spx/MgsR family RNA polymerase-binding regulatory protein translates to MVTLFLSPSCTSCRKARAWLTNHEVAFDEHNIITSPLTHDELMKILSYTENGTEDIISTRSKVFQKLNIDVDDLTIKELIQLISEYPNLLRRPIIMDNKRMQIGFNEDEIRAFLPRDYRKQELRQATIRAEIEGNND, encoded by the coding sequence ATGGTAACTTTATTTTTATCACCTAGCTGCACCAGCTGTAGGAAAGCACGAGCCTGGTTGACCAATCATGAAGTTGCTTTTGACGAACACAATATTATCACGAGCCCATTAACTCACGATGAGTTGATGAAGATTTTGTCTTACACGGAAAATGGTACCGAAGATATCATTTCAACCCGTTCCAAAGTCTTTCAGAAGCTGAATATCGATGTGGATGATTTGACCATAAAGGAACTCATTCAATTGATTTCTGAATACCCAAATCTTCTTCGTCGACCTATCATTATGGACAACAAACGCATGCAAATTGGTTTTAACGAAGATGAAATTCGTGCCTTTTTGCCTCGTGATTATAGAAAGCAAGAATTGCGTCAAGCGACCATTCGAGCTGAGATTGAGGGTAACAATGACTAA
- a CDS encoding bifunctional riboflavin kinase/FAD synthetase, whose product MKVTSINDYKDIHQEKETVLVLGYFDALHRGHKVLFDKARQIANEKELEVAVLTFNESPQLTFQRFTDDLLLHITAPQRRCELFEAYGTDQLYLTDFNSDFARTSSDDFIARYIKRLKAQEVVVGFDYKFGHHRTDADYLARNFSGTVHVIEEQQSDGEKISSTRVRQLIREGKVKEANHLLGHEFSTRGIVVHGDARGRTIGFPTANLAPIDRTYLPADGVYVADVVIDGKRYRSMTSLGKNVTFGGTELRLEANIFDFEGDIYGKTIEVYWLDYIRDMIKFNNIDELCAQLEADKKIAEKF is encoded by the coding sequence ATGAAAGTAACGTCTATTAACGATTATAAAGATATCCATCAGGAAAAGGAAACAGTCCTGGTCCTAGGCTATTTCGATGCGCTCCACCGTGGTCACAAGGTTCTTTTTGATAAGGCTCGTCAGATTGCTAATGAGAAAGAGCTTGAGGTAGCTGTTCTTACCTTTAATGAGAGTCCTCAGCTAACTTTCCAACGCTTTACGGATGATTTACTTCTTCATATCACAGCACCTCAGAGACGGTGTGAACTTTTTGAAGCCTATGGTACAGATCAGCTTTATTTGACAGATTTTAATAGTGATTTTGCTAGAACAAGTTCAGACGACTTTATCGCTCGCTATATTAAGCGTTTAAAAGCGCAAGAAGTTGTGGTTGGCTTTGACTACAAGTTTGGACACCATCGCACTGATGCAGATTATCTTGCCCGTAATTTTTCAGGTACCGTCCATGTGATTGAGGAGCAGCAGAGTGATGGCGAAAAAATTTCATCAACACGTGTGCGCCAATTAATTCGGGAAGGTAAGGTTAAAGAAGCTAATCATCTTTTAGGACATGAATTCTCTACACGTGGCATCGTGGTACACGGTGATGCGCGTGGGCGTACCATTGGATTTCCAACAGCTAATTTAGCACCTATCGATAGAACCTACCTCCCTGCTGATGGTGTCTATGTGGCCGATGTTGTGATTGATGGCAAACGTTATCGCTCGATGACTAGCCTAGGAAAAAATGTCACCTTTGGTGGTACAGAGTTACGTCTTGAAGCTAATATCTTTGATTTTGAAGGTGACATCTATGGAAAAACAATTGAAGTATACTGGCTAGATTATATTCGTGACATGATTAAGTTCAATAATATAGACGAACTATGCGCTCAACTGGAAGCCGATAAAAAAATCGCGGAAAAATTTTAA
- the truB gene encoding tRNA pseudouridine(55) synthase TruB encodes MISGIINLKKEAGMTSHDAVFKLRKILQEKKIGHGGTLDPDVTGVLPIAVGKATRVIEYMTEAGKVYEGEITIGFSTTTEDASGEVVQTTPIRELDEETVDKAMASFEGEITQIPPMYSAVKVNGKKLYEYARAGQEVERPQRQVTITEFVRTSPIEIENGTARFTFRVACSKGTYVRTLSVDLGAKLGYASHMSALRRTASAGLTLDEALTLSQISEMVEAGDQSFLLPIEFGVQDLPAVQVTDDDAKEISFGRFISIDSQEPLVAAFLGDKVLAIMEKRGQVYKPRKVLSQ; translated from the coding sequence ATGATTTCAGGAATTATTAATCTAAAAAAAGAGGCTGGAATGACCAGTCATGATGCAGTATTTAAACTACGCAAAATATTACAAGAGAAAAAAATCGGACATGGTGGTACCCTTGATCCAGATGTTACTGGTGTCCTACCTATAGCAGTTGGAAAAGCGACTCGTGTCATTGAATACATGACTGAAGCAGGGAAAGTCTATGAGGGAGAAATTACCATTGGTTTTTCAACAACGACCGAGGATGCAAGTGGTGAAGTCGTCCAAACTACTCCGATAAGGGAGCTAGACGAAGAAACCGTTGACAAAGCAATGGCTAGTTTCGAGGGAGAAATCACACAAATTCCTCCCATGTACTCAGCGGTTAAGGTCAACGGGAAAAAACTTTATGAGTATGCACGCGCTGGACAAGAAGTAGAACGTCCACAACGTCAAGTGACAATTACCGAATTTGTCCGTACCTCACCTATTGAGATAGAAAATGGTACTGCAAGATTTACCTTCCGTGTTGCTTGTAGTAAGGGAACCTATGTCCGTACCTTATCTGTCGACTTGGGGGCAAAACTCGGCTACGCTAGTCATATGTCTGCTCTTCGCCGAACTGCTTCAGCAGGCCTAACCTTAGATGAAGCACTAACCCTCTCACAAATTTCAGAAATGGTAGAAGCAGGAGACCAATCCTTCCTCCTTCCTATCGAATTTGGCGTTCAGGATCTCCCAGCTGTACAAGTCACTGATGATGATGCCAAAGAAATCTCATTTGGTCGCTTCATTTCCATAGACAGTCAAGAACCCTTAGTCGCCGCTTTTTTGGGTGACAAAGTTCTAGCTATCATGGAAAAACGAGGTCAAGTTTATAAACCTAGAAAAGTATTAAGTCAATGA